CGCGCAGCCAGCGGTTCGTCACGACGACCGCCCTCTTCCTGGCGATCCCGCTTGCGATCACCGGTGTGACACCCGGCGCTGCCGCAGCGCAGGTCGCGACCCAAGCCGTCGTTGCCAGACTCGTCGCCGAACCGGCCAAGGTCACGATCCGCGCCGGCGAATCGCTGCCGTTCAAGGTCACGGCGTACGACGCGCAGGGTCAGATCATCCCCGACGCCGTCGTGCGCGTGGGCGGACCGCGTCAAGCGGTGGCGTTCAGCGATGGACAGGTGCGCGCCTTCCGGGCGGGCTCGTATACCGCCACGGCCACGGCAGCCGGCGCGACGGGGCCGATCGCGCTGGACATCCCGGTACTCGTCAGCTGGCCGGCGCTGTCCAAGCTCGCGATCACCGCCGACTCTGGACGCCTGTACACCGGCATCTCACTGGGGCATCGCGTGGACGGCACGCATGCCGACGGCAGTTCGCGCGCCGGCCTCATTCCGACGTGGCGTAGCAGCGCACCAGCCGTCGCGTCGGTGGATCGCTTCGGCACCGTGACGGCGCTCAAGGCCGGTACGGTGGTGATCAGCGCCGAGTCGGAAGGGTTTCGCACCAGTAAGACGTACACGATCATCACGAACCCGGTCAGCGCGCTCGCACTGGACATCAAGGAACATGTGATCCTGACGGGTCAGGTCGTGCATCTCAACGCCACGGCGCGCACGGCGACCGGGGCGCCGGTGAAGGATGCCGTGATCACGTGGAGCTACACGTACACTCCCGACGACACGACGGTGGCACCCGGCGGCCCCGGCATCATCGACTGGGGACGCTTCACCGCAAATTATCCGGGCCGTTTCACGTTGCTCGCGCAGTCGGGGAACGTGACGGCGCGCAAGGTGCTCGAGGCCAAGCCGCGTGACGTGGTGCGTCGGATCACGGTCACCGGCCGTGGCAGCATCGCAACGACGGCCACGTCGGACCTGTGGCCGTGGACGGGCAAGGATGGACGCGACTACTGCCTGGTGGGCACCTGGGGCGGCGACGGCTACGGCATGGTGTTCGACATCACGGACATGAACAACATCGTGAAGACGGACTCCATCAAGATCGATGCGCGCACGATCAACGACGTTACGGTTTCCCCGGACGGTCGGTACGGCGTGCTGGCGCGTGAAGGCGCCTCGAACCGCGTAAACGGGGTGGTCATTCTCGATCTTGCCAACCCGGCGCATCCAAAGATTGCGTCGACGTTCGACCAGGAACTCACGGGTGGCGTGCACAACATGTTCGCCACCAACGATCACCTGTTCGCGATCTCCGGCGGCCAGAAGTACGTGATCATCGACGTGAAGGACATCTACAAGCCGAAGTACGTGAGTGAGTATCAGCACCCGAATGCCCGCATTCACGACCTGTGGGTGCGCGATGGCATCGCCTATTCGGCGCAGGGCGGCGTGGGAGCGGTGATGGTCGACGTGGGCAACGGCAAGTACGGCGGAACGATCGAGAAGCCGAAGCTCATCAACGTCTTCCCGATCAACTCAGGCCACGAAATCTATCCG
This region of Gemmatimonas groenlandica genomic DNA includes:
- a CDS encoding Ig-like domain-containing protein, which codes for MNVARSQRFVTTTALFLAIPLAITGVTPGAAAAQVATQAVVARLVAEPAKVTIRAGESLPFKVTAYDAQGQIIPDAVVRVGGPRQAVAFSDGQVRAFRAGSYTATATAAGATGPIALDIPVLVSWPALSKLAITADSGRLYTGISLGHRVDGTHADGSSRAGLIPTWRSSAPAVASVDRFGTVTALKAGTVVISAESEGFRTSKTYTIITNPVSALALDIKEHVILTGQVVHLNATARTATGAPVKDAVITWSYTYTPDDTTVAPGGPGIIDWGRFTANYPGRFTLLAQSGNVTARKVLEAKPRDVVRRITVTGRGSIATTATSDLWPWTGKDGRDYCLVGTWGGDGYGMVFDITDMNNIVKTDSIKIDARTINDVTVSPDGRYGVLAREGASNRVNGVVILDLANPAHPKIASTFDQELTGGVHNMFATNDHLFAISGGQKYVIIDVKDIYKPKYVSEYQHPNARIHDLWVRDGIAYSAQGGVGAVMVDVGNGKYGGTIEKPKLINVFPINSGHEIYPYFQKSTGRTYLFLGDEEMNRAGRVWEGTNYRATLGSAGGVAQTSGGYVHIVDATDPMHPRKVGRYHLEDYGAHDIIVEDDILYQAYYDGGVRVVDVSGELMGNLADQKREIAVFKPYDPKAFTANAPFVMNAMPWKGQVLFTDFNSGLWSAKLEPKAKAITP